One genomic window of Arthrobacter caoxuetaonis includes the following:
- the paaK gene encoding phenylacetate--CoA ligase PaaK has protein sequence MKTVAPLKATAADPATLDAEELMSRDQIEALQLTRLQETVRYAYDRVPLYTKKFDDAGVHPDDLKELSDLAKFPYTTKEDLRQSYPFGMFAVPMDQVSRIHASSGTTGRPTVVGYTKGDLDRWGTLVARSLRASGVKSNYKVHNAYGYGLFTGGLGAHFGAEKLGCTVIPMSGGQTERQIQLIQDFQPDTILSTPTYLLTIADAMKRAGIDPRSTSLKNAVLGAEPWTEEMRHELQQTMEIDACDIYGLSEVMGPGVAGECVETKDGAHIWEDHFRPEIIDPFDETKVLDDGEHGELVFTSLTKEALPIIRYRTHDLTRLLPGTARPGMRRMGRITGRNDDMIILRGVNLFPSQIEEIALRIPALSPHFQLEITRPGRMDELAVKIERRSESSADECAKAAAELKSQIKIHIGSSCAIHVVEPGSLARSSGKLRRIYDLRKQENTPA, from the coding sequence ATGAAAACTGTTGCCCCTCTCAAGGCCACTGCTGCTGATCCCGCCACCCTCGACGCCGAGGAGCTCATGAGCCGGGACCAGATCGAGGCACTGCAGCTCACCCGTCTCCAGGAGACGGTGCGCTACGCCTACGACCGCGTTCCGCTGTACACCAAGAAGTTCGACGACGCCGGTGTCCACCCGGACGACTTGAAGGAACTCTCCGACCTGGCGAAGTTCCCGTACACCACCAAGGAAGACCTCCGCCAGAGCTACCCGTTCGGCATGTTTGCCGTGCCGATGGACCAGGTCTCCCGTATCCACGCGTCCTCCGGCACCACGGGCCGGCCCACGGTCGTTGGCTACACCAAGGGCGACCTGGACCGCTGGGGCACCCTGGTGGCACGGTCCCTGCGTGCCTCCGGCGTGAAGTCCAACTACAAGGTCCACAACGCTTACGGTTACGGCCTGTTCACCGGCGGACTGGGTGCGCACTTCGGCGCAGAGAAGCTCGGCTGCACTGTCATCCCTATGTCCGGCGGCCAGACCGAACGCCAGATCCAGCTCATCCAGGACTTCCAGCCGGATACGATCCTTTCCACCCCGACCTACCTGCTGACGATCGCTGACGCCATGAAGCGCGCCGGAATCGATCCGCGCTCCACCTCGCTGAAGAACGCAGTTCTGGGTGCCGAGCCGTGGACCGAGGAGATGCGCCACGAACTGCAGCAGACCATGGAGATCGACGCCTGTGACATCTACGGCCTGTCCGAGGTCATGGGTCCCGGCGTCGCCGGCGAGTGCGTTGAGACCAAGGACGGCGCCCATATCTGGGAAGACCACTTCCGTCCGGAAATCATCGACCCGTTCGACGAGACCAAGGTCCTGGACGACGGCGAGCACGGAGAACTCGTCTTCACGTCCCTCACCAAGGAAGCCCTGCCGATTATCCGGTACCGCACGCATGACCTCACGCGTCTGCTCCCGGGCACCGCACGCCCCGGCATGCGGCGCATGGGGCGCATCACCGGCCGCAACGACGACATGATCATCCTGCGCGGCGTCAACCTCTTCCCGAGCCAGATCGAAGAGATCGCCCTGCGGATCCCCGCCCTGAGCCCGCACTTCCAGCTGGAAATCACCCGGCCCGGCCGGATGGATGAGCTGGCGGTGAAGATCGAACGCCGCAGCGAGTCCAGCGCGGACGAATGCGCCAAGGCCGCCGCGGAACTCAAGAGCCAGATCAAGATCCACATTGGTTCGTCCTGCGCCATCCACGTGGTCGAGCCCGGATCGCTGGCCCGTTCCAGCGGCAAGCTCCGCCGCATCTACGACCTGCGCAAGCAGGAGAACACGCCGGCCTAG
- the paaC gene encoding 1,2-phenylacetyl-CoA epoxidase subunit PaaC, producing the protein MNTDSATRITPGNALRPEDIAASEVKAPEAVAEYALRLGDDSLILAQRLGWWISRAPELEEDIALSNIALDLIGHARSFLTYAGTAWGKTEDDLAYWRTEEEYRSAHMFEQENGDFARTIARQLVVSFFQYELYTAMLSSKDETLAAIAAKAVKEVDYHRDHSAQWVLRLGLGTEESRTRMIRALELVWPHVAELFEDDDLVRSLEGIAVLPSTLRAAFDEKVGAVLAEAELEAPVVQPAPGGGRRGAHSEYLGYILAEMQVLARQHPGATW; encoded by the coding sequence GTGAACACGGACAGCGCCACCCGGATTACCCCCGGAAACGCCCTCCGTCCGGAGGACATTGCAGCCTCTGAGGTCAAGGCTCCGGAAGCAGTTGCGGAATACGCCCTGCGCCTGGGTGACGACTCCCTGATCCTGGCCCAGCGCCTGGGCTGGTGGATTTCCCGGGCTCCGGAACTGGAAGAGGACATTGCCCTCTCCAACATTGCCCTGGACCTGATTGGCCATGCCCGTTCCTTCCTGACCTACGCCGGCACGGCCTGGGGCAAGACCGAGGACGACCTGGCTTACTGGCGCACCGAAGAAGAATACCGTTCGGCGCATATGTTCGAGCAGGAGAACGGCGACTTCGCCCGGACCATCGCCCGGCAGCTCGTCGTCTCCTTCTTCCAGTACGAGCTCTACACCGCGATGCTCTCCTCCAAGGACGAGACCCTCGCCGCCATCGCTGCCAAAGCAGTGAAGGAAGTCGATTACCACCGCGACCACAGCGCGCAGTGGGTCCTCCGCCTCGGCCTGGGCACCGAAGAGTCCCGCACCCGGATGATCCGGGCCCTGGAACTGGTCTGGCCCCACGTTGCCGAACTGTTCGAGGATGACGACCTGGTCCGCTCCCTCGAGGGGATCGCCGTCCTGCCTTCGACGCTCCGCGCAGCGTTCGACGAGAAGGTCGGCGCAGTCCTGGCTGAAGCCGAACTTGAGGCTCCCGTGGTGCAGCCTGCGCCCGGCGGTGGCCGCCGCGGTGCCCACAGCGAGTACCTCGGGTACATCCTGGCGGAGATGCAGGTCCTGGCCCGCCAGCACCCCGGCGCGACCTGGTAA
- the paaB gene encoding 1,2-phenylacetyl-CoA epoxidase subunit PaaB, which translates to MVSGSTTGDDGTKTAATSGSVAPNTGVNAAWPLWEVFVRSSRGLSHVHAGSLHAPDADMAVRNARDLYTRRNEGVSLWVVPAEAIISTDPDAKGQFFESPQGKDYRHATYYRKSEGVKHL; encoded by the coding sequence ATGGTTTCCGGTTCGACAACGGGCGACGACGGCACCAAGACGGCGGCAACGTCCGGTTCGGTTGCCCCGAACACAGGCGTCAACGCGGCCTGGCCGCTGTGGGAAGTATTTGTCCGCTCTTCCCGCGGCCTCTCCCACGTCCACGCGGGTTCACTGCATGCTCCCGACGCCGACATGGCAGTTCGCAACGCGCGTGACCTTTACACCCGGCGCAACGAAGGAGTTTCGCTCTGGGTGGTCCCGGCTGAGGCGATCATTTCCACCGACCCCGACGCCAAGGGCCAGTTCTTCGAGTCCCCGCAGGGCAAGGACTACCGGCACGCAACGTACTACCGCAAGTCTGAAGGGGTGAAGCACCTGTGA
- a CDS encoding DedA family protein: MILATAAPGALQPVMSSLLPDWLDPQVFLSEPAIGPWVVLLVCGIVFVETGLLIGFFLPGDSLLFTAGLLVATGAIQINVWLLILLVALSAFAGDQLGYYIGRKAGPVVFNRPESRFFSRDNVTRAEKFFAKHGGKAVVLARFVPVVRTFTPVVAGVGRMHYPTFIAYNAIGAAVWAVSVTLLGYLLGDRVPFVRDNLDLIVLGVIALTLAFVVAGLFRPGRRPRGKETRPRPRPQSPEAGGLD, encoded by the coding sequence GTGATCCTTGCCACGGCAGCGCCGGGAGCGCTGCAGCCTGTCATGTCCTCGCTTTTGCCGGACTGGCTCGATCCGCAGGTGTTCCTGTCGGAGCCGGCGATCGGCCCCTGGGTTGTGCTGCTGGTCTGCGGCATCGTCTTTGTGGAGACCGGGCTGCTGATTGGGTTTTTCCTGCCCGGCGATTCCCTGCTCTTCACCGCCGGACTGCTGGTGGCTACGGGCGCTATCCAGATCAACGTCTGGCTGCTGATCCTGCTGGTTGCCCTGAGCGCCTTTGCCGGGGATCAATTGGGCTACTACATCGGCCGCAAGGCAGGCCCGGTGGTCTTCAACCGGCCCGAGTCCAGGTTCTTCAGCCGGGATAACGTCACCCGCGCCGAGAAGTTCTTCGCCAAACACGGCGGCAAGGCCGTGGTCCTGGCCAGGTTCGTGCCCGTCGTCCGGACCTTCACACCCGTGGTGGCCGGGGTGGGCCGGATGCATTACCCCACCTTCATCGCCTACAACGCCATCGGAGCGGCGGTCTGGGCAGTGAGCGTGACGCTGCTCGGCTACCTGCTGGGTGACCGGGTTCCCTTTGTCCGGGACAACCTCGACCTCATTGTCCTGGGCGTCATCGCGCTGACCCTGGCCTTCGTCGTCGCAGGGCTGTTCCGGCCGGGACGCCGGCCGCGCGGCAAGGAAACCCGGCCGCGCCCCCGCCCGCAGTCCCCGGAAGCCGGCGGCCTCGACTAA
- the paaZ gene encoding phenylacetic acid degradation bifunctional protein PaaZ yields MTSTAIDVQVVPSFVQDEWWTPESAAANPTEVRDASTGEILALVSTDGLDIAAAVEHGRTVGHRGLAGLTFHQRSLKLKELAQYLNGRRKELYEISARTGATKIDSLVDIDGGIGVLFTFGSKGRRELPNSTVVIDGAAEVLSKDGSFIGEHVYTSIPGVAVQINAFNFPVWGMLEKFAPAFIAGVPTIVKPATPTGYLSEAAVRMMIESGILPAGSLQLISGSARDLLDHLDYRDMVSFTGSASTANKLKNHTNVIEGGVRFTSETDSLNASILGPDAVPGTPEFDAYVKSLVTEMTVKAGQKCTSIRRAIVPKALVNDVVAAAAKRIEERVVLGDPRAEGVTMGALASVEQRDGVRSSVQALLDAGAKIAFGSLDAPESVQADGSRGVAEDGAFMAPVLLTWDDPNAEALHSVEAFGPVASVVGYEDTNDAVRLAALGGGSLVATVCSNDPQTVRELVTGIAGHHGRVHVLNRETARTSTGHGSPVPHLVHGGPGRAGGGEELGGIRAVKHHMQRTAIQGSPNMLTAITGVWHTGADQFFDETHPFRKDLSTLKVGDAMASELREVTLEDITAFANSTGDTFYAHTNQEAAEANPFFPGIVAHGYLLLSWGAGLFVEPAPGPVLANYGLENLRFITPVAAGDSIRVTLTAKKITPRETDEYGEVAWDAVLHNQNDEIVATYDVLTLVEKKRA; encoded by the coding sequence ATGACCTCAACCGCCATAGACGTGCAAGTCGTCCCCAGCTTCGTCCAGGACGAGTGGTGGACCCCGGAAAGCGCCGCCGCAAACCCAACTGAGGTCCGGGACGCCAGCACCGGTGAAATCCTCGCCCTGGTGTCAACCGACGGACTGGACATTGCCGCCGCCGTGGAGCACGGCCGCACCGTGGGCCACCGCGGACTGGCCGGCCTCACCTTCCACCAGCGTTCGCTGAAGCTGAAGGAACTGGCCCAGTACCTGAACGGCCGCCGGAAGGAACTTTACGAAATCTCCGCCCGCACCGGCGCCACCAAGATCGACTCCCTGGTGGACATCGACGGCGGCATCGGTGTGCTCTTTACGTTCGGTTCCAAGGGCCGCCGCGAACTGCCCAACTCCACGGTCGTCATCGACGGTGCCGCCGAGGTGCTTTCCAAGGACGGCTCCTTCATCGGCGAGCATGTCTACACCTCGATCCCCGGCGTCGCCGTGCAGATCAACGCGTTCAACTTCCCGGTCTGGGGCATGCTCGAGAAGTTCGCTCCTGCGTTCATCGCCGGCGTTCCCACCATCGTGAAGCCCGCAACGCCCACCGGCTACCTCTCCGAAGCCGCAGTGCGCATGATGATCGAATCCGGGATCCTTCCGGCAGGTTCGCTGCAGCTGATCTCCGGCTCCGCCCGGGACCTGCTGGACCACCTCGACTACCGTGACATGGTCTCCTTCACCGGCTCGGCGTCGACCGCCAACAAGCTGAAGAACCACACCAACGTCATCGAAGGCGGGGTGCGCTTCACCAGCGAAACCGATTCGCTGAACGCCTCCATCCTCGGCCCGGACGCCGTTCCCGGCACCCCGGAATTTGATGCGTACGTAAAGTCGCTGGTCACGGAAATGACCGTCAAGGCCGGCCAGAAGTGCACCTCGATCCGCCGCGCCATCGTGCCCAAGGCTTTGGTGAACGACGTCGTTGCCGCCGCCGCCAAGCGCATCGAAGAGCGCGTTGTCCTCGGTGACCCGCGGGCCGAGGGTGTCACCATGGGTGCCCTGGCTTCGGTGGAGCAGCGCGACGGTGTCCGCTCCTCTGTCCAGGCCCTGCTCGACGCCGGCGCCAAGATCGCATTCGGCTCCCTCGACGCTCCGGAGAGCGTCCAGGCAGACGGCAGCCGCGGCGTCGCTGAAGACGGGGCCTTCATGGCTCCCGTACTGCTGACCTGGGATGATCCCAACGCAGAGGCACTGCACTCCGTTGAGGCCTTCGGTCCGGTTGCCTCGGTGGTGGGCTATGAGGATACGAACGACGCCGTGCGCCTGGCAGCACTCGGCGGCGGCTCGCTCGTGGCCACGGTCTGCAGCAACGATCCGCAGACCGTCCGCGAACTGGTGACCGGAATCGCCGGCCACCACGGCCGCGTCCACGTGCTGAACCGCGAAACTGCCCGTACCTCCACCGGCCACGGCTCGCCCGTGCCGCACCTGGTCCACGGCGGCCCCGGCCGCGCCGGCGGCGGCGAGGAGCTCGGCGGCATCCGCGCCGTCAAGCACCACATGCAGCGCACCGCCATCCAGGGTTCGCCGAACATGCTGACGGCCATTACCGGGGTCTGGCACACCGGTGCTGACCAGTTCTTCGACGAGACGCATCCGTTCCGCAAGGACCTCTCGACGCTGAAGGTCGGCGACGCCATGGCCTCGGAACTGCGTGAGGTCACGCTCGAGGACATCACCGCCTTCGCCAACAGCACCGGCGACACGTTCTACGCCCACACCAACCAGGAAGCAGCCGAGGCGAACCCGTTCTTCCCGGGCATCGTGGCGCACGGCTACCTGCTGCTTTCCTGGGGCGCCGGACTGTTCGTGGAACCCGCTCCGGGACCGGTACTGGCCAACTACGGCCTGGAAAACCTGCGCTTCATCACCCCCGTGGCCGCCGGCGACTCCATCCGGGTCACCCTCACGGCGAAGAAGATCACGCCGCGTGAAACGGACGAGTACGGCGAGGTTGCCTGGGATGCTGTCCTGCACAACCAGAACGACGAGATCGTCGCCACTTACGACGTGCTGACTCTCGTGGAGAAGAAGCGCGCCTAG
- the paaA gene encoding 1,2-phenylacetyl-CoA epoxidase subunit PaaA, producing MATQMDAQRDLYAVPANSDDDAAGQAAFDAIIAQDSRIEPRDWMPEGYRKTLVRQVSQHAHSEIIGMQPEANWITRAPSLKRKAILMAKVQDEAGHGLYLYSAAETLGTPRDKMTEDLIAGKARYSSIFNYPTRTWADMGAIGWLVDGAAIANQVPLCRASYGPYGRAMVRICKEESFHQRQGFEILLELASGTEAQKQMAQDSINRWYAPALMMFGPPDDDSPNSRQSMAWNIKRFSNDELRQRFVGMIYEQVKVLGLTLPDDQIRFNEETGKWEHGPLDWNEFKEVLAGRGPCNAQRLARRREAHEDGAWVREAAAAYAAKQARKTEVA from the coding sequence ATGGCTACGCAGATGGATGCCCAGCGCGACCTGTACGCCGTCCCGGCCAACAGCGACGATGACGCGGCAGGACAGGCAGCCTTTGACGCAATCATCGCCCAGGACTCGAGGATTGAACCCCGGGACTGGATGCCCGAAGGCTACCGCAAGACCCTGGTCCGCCAGGTCTCCCAGCATGCGCACTCCGAGATCATCGGAATGCAGCCCGAAGCCAACTGGATCACCCGGGCACCTTCGCTGAAGCGCAAAGCCATCCTGATGGCCAAGGTCCAGGATGAAGCAGGCCACGGCCTGTACCTCTACTCCGCAGCCGAGACCCTCGGCACCCCGCGGGACAAGATGACCGAGGACCTGATCGCGGGCAAGGCCCGCTACTCCTCGATCTTCAACTACCCGACCCGCACCTGGGCCGACATGGGTGCCATCGGCTGGCTGGTCGACGGCGCGGCCATTGCCAATCAGGTTCCGCTCTGCCGTGCCTCCTACGGCCCGTACGGCCGTGCCATGGTGCGCATCTGCAAGGAAGAGTCCTTCCACCAGCGACAGGGTTTCGAAATCCTGCTGGAGCTTGCCAGCGGCACCGAAGCCCAGAAGCAGATGGCCCAGGACTCCATCAACCGCTGGTACGCACCGGCGCTGATGATGTTCGGCCCGCCGGATGACGATTCCCCCAACTCGCGCCAGTCCATGGCGTGGAACATCAAGCGCTTCTCCAACGATGAACTTCGCCAGCGCTTTGTCGGCATGATTTACGAGCAGGTCAAGGTCCTTGGCCTGACCCTCCCCGATGACCAGATCCGGTTCAACGAAGAAACCGGTAAATGGGAGCACGGACCGCTGGACTGGAACGAGTTCAAGGAAGTCCTCGCAGGACGCGGTCCCTGCAACGCCCAGCGGCTGGCCCGCCGCCGCGAGGCACACGAAGACGGCGCCTGGGTGCGCGAAGCAGCAGCCGCCTATGCGGCAAAACAGGCACGAAAGACAGAGGTGGCATAA
- a CDS encoding S9 family peptidase encodes MTTPIPPVAKKVPVERTHHGQTFTDDYEWLREKESPEVITHLQAENAYTEAVTADQEPLRQQIFDEIKSRTVETDLSVPARKRGWWYYTRTEEGQQYAIHCRTAAQDTGDLHADWTPPVVEPGVPVPGEQILIDGNAEAEGKPFFSLGGLAVTEDGNLLAYCEDNAGDERFTLRIKDLRTGELLPDVVSNVFYSLAFSPDGTRVFYTVVDDSWRPYQIKAHTLGTDVSEDTVIYQEDDVAMWTGFDLSADRKQLLISISCSEYSEYRVLDFDDAAGTVRTLIPRSERILYEAEPFTREGERQYLITHNRNALNSMLSLVAGPEFSKPLDEQVWHTVVAHDDEVRVNGASVTSTHVLVSVRKDTTERVQILPLAGIGTQEQAEPSEPSFDEELYTAGLTNAEYDSPVIRISYTSYLTPPRVYDYVLATGGLELRKETPVRGGYDPANYAAEREWATAPDGTQVPLSILRRREVERNGSNPALVYAYGSYEISMDPGFNIARLSLLDRGVVFVVAHIRGGGEMGRAWYDQGKKLNKKNTFTDFVAATEHVASTGWADPERIAAMGGSAGGLLMGAIANLAPEKYKAIVAQVPFVDALTTILDPELPLSALEWEEWGNPITDPDVYQYMSEYSPYENVRAVDYPRIAAVTSFNDTRVLYVEPAKWVAKLRETGTGSEPVVLKIEMDGGHGGASGRYEAWKDRAWDYAFVLAALGARELLPGVDSPVPAQ; translated from the coding sequence ATGACTACACCCATTCCCCCGGTTGCCAAAAAAGTCCCCGTCGAACGCACCCACCACGGTCAGACGTTCACCGACGACTATGAATGGCTGCGGGAGAAGGAGAGCCCGGAGGTCATCACACACCTCCAGGCGGAGAACGCCTACACCGAGGCCGTCACGGCGGACCAGGAGCCGCTGCGCCAGCAGATCTTCGACGAGATCAAGTCCCGCACCGTGGAGACGGATCTTTCCGTACCGGCGCGCAAGCGCGGCTGGTGGTACTACACGCGGACCGAGGAAGGCCAGCAGTACGCCATCCACTGCCGCACCGCGGCACAGGACACCGGTGACCTGCACGCGGACTGGACTCCTCCCGTCGTCGAACCCGGGGTTCCCGTTCCGGGTGAGCAGATCCTCATCGACGGCAATGCCGAAGCCGAGGGCAAGCCGTTCTTCTCCCTCGGCGGCCTGGCGGTCACTGAGGACGGCAACCTGCTGGCCTACTGCGAGGACAATGCCGGGGATGAACGGTTCACGCTGCGGATCAAGGACCTGCGCACCGGCGAACTGCTGCCCGACGTCGTGTCCAACGTCTTCTACTCGCTCGCCTTCTCCCCGGACGGCACGCGGGTCTTCTATACCGTCGTCGACGATTCCTGGCGCCCGTATCAGATCAAGGCGCACACCCTGGGCACCGATGTCAGCGAGGACACCGTGATTTACCAGGAGGACGACGTCGCCATGTGGACGGGCTTCGACCTCTCGGCGGACCGGAAGCAGCTCCTGATCAGCATCAGCTGCTCCGAGTACAGCGAGTACCGGGTCCTTGATTTCGACGACGCCGCCGGCACCGTGCGCACCCTGATTCCGCGCAGCGAACGCATCCTGTACGAAGCCGAGCCGTTCACGCGCGAGGGCGAACGCCAGTACCTCATCACGCACAACCGAAACGCACTGAACTCCATGCTGTCCCTGGTCGCCGGCCCGGAGTTCTCCAAGCCGCTGGACGAGCAGGTTTGGCACACCGTGGTGGCGCACGACGACGAGGTGCGGGTCAACGGCGCCTCCGTCACCTCAACGCACGTGCTGGTTTCGGTCCGGAAGGACACCACGGAGCGGGTCCAGATCCTGCCCCTGGCCGGGATCGGCACGCAGGAGCAGGCTGAGCCGAGCGAACCGTCCTTCGACGAGGAGCTCTACACGGCCGGGCTCACCAACGCCGAGTACGATTCTCCGGTCATCCGGATCAGCTACACCTCTTACCTCACCCCGCCGCGCGTCTACGACTACGTCCTGGCGACCGGGGGGCTGGAACTGCGCAAGGAAACCCCCGTCCGCGGCGGCTACGATCCGGCCAACTACGCCGCGGAGCGGGAATGGGCGACGGCGCCGGACGGCACCCAGGTGCCGCTCTCGATCCTGCGCCGCCGGGAGGTGGAGCGGAACGGGTCCAACCCGGCCCTGGTCTATGCGTACGGCAGCTATGAGATCTCCATGGATCCGGGCTTCAACATTGCCCGGCTTTCCCTGCTGGACCGGGGCGTGGTGTTCGTCGTCGCGCATATCCGCGGCGGCGGCGAGATGGGCCGGGCCTGGTATGACCAGGGCAAGAAGCTGAACAAGAAGAACACGTTCACCGACTTCGTGGCCGCCACGGAGCACGTGGCTTCGACCGGCTGGGCCGATCCGGAGCGGATTGCGGCCATGGGCGGATCGGCCGGCGGCCTGCTGATGGGCGCCATCGCGAACCTGGCTCCCGAGAAGTACAAGGCCATCGTGGCGCAGGTTCCGTTCGTGGATGCCCTGACCACCATCCTTGACCCGGAGCTCCCGCTCTCGGCCCTGGAATGGGAAGAGTGGGGCAACCCGATCACCGATCCCGACGTCTACCAGTACATGAGCGAGTACAGCCCGTACGAGAATGTCCGGGCCGTGGACTACCCGCGGATCGCCGCCGTCACCAGCTTCAACGACACGCGTGTGCTGTATGTGGAGCCAGCCAAGTGGGTCGCCAAGCTACGCGAAACCGGAACGGGTTCCGAACCGGTGGTGCTCAAGATCGAGATGGACGGCGGCCACGGCGGGGCTTCCGGCCGCTACGAGGCGTGGAAGGACCGGGCCTGGGACTACGCGTTCGTGCTAGCTGCGCTCGGCGCCCGGGAACTGCTGCCCGGCGTCGATTCCCCGGTTCCGGCGCAGTAA
- a CDS encoding hotdog fold thioesterase, translating to MADSVTAAARETRPAHPILEHDATSEWLGIDVVSLGDGTAVTTMELRPEMLNGFAIAHGGMVFAFADTTFALACNPGGAESLAEMESITVAAGADINFISSARAGDKLRAEASRRAAAGRSGVYDIEVTAESPDGSTRVIAEFRGRSRTIPNPARRN from the coding sequence TTGGCTGACTCTGTCACCGCTGCTGCACGCGAAACGCGCCCGGCGCACCCCATCCTGGAACATGACGCTACGTCCGAATGGCTGGGGATCGACGTCGTCTCCCTGGGCGACGGCACGGCAGTGACCACCATGGAACTGCGTCCCGAGATGCTCAACGGCTTCGCCATCGCCCACGGCGGCATGGTTTTCGCTTTCGCTGACACGACTTTCGCGCTTGCATGCAATCCAGGGGGCGCAGAGTCGCTCGCTGAAATGGAGAGCATCACGGTGGCTGCCGGAGCCGACATCAACTTCATCTCCTCAGCCCGCGCCGGCGATAAGCTGCGGGCAGAAGCCAGCCGCCGGGCAGCGGCAGGCCGCAGCGGCGTTTACGACATTGAGGTCACTGCCGAATCACCGGACGGTTCTACCCGGGTCATCGCTGAATTCAGGGGCCGCTCACGTACTATTCCAAATCCCGCCCGCCGGAACTGA
- the paaD gene encoding 1,2-phenylacetyl-CoA epoxidase subunit PaaD produces the protein MNETQAVPVDPAASTELRPQDPAAAAAWDIAATVCDPEIPVLTIEDLGVLRAVEVQPGNAVRVAITPTYSGCPAMDAIRDDVTAVLRASGYGQVQVDLVLAPAWTTDWMSEAGKTKLNQYGIAPPTGRAAAGPVRLGMSVKCPQCSSLNTREMTRFGSTSCKALYVCRDCQEPFDYFKVL, from the coding sequence ATGAACGAGACACAGGCAGTACCCGTGGACCCGGCGGCAAGCACGGAACTGCGCCCGCAGGACCCGGCAGCAGCCGCGGCCTGGGACATTGCCGCCACAGTCTGCGATCCGGAGATCCCGGTCCTTACCATTGAGGACCTTGGGGTGCTGCGCGCCGTCGAGGTGCAGCCGGGGAACGCGGTGCGGGTGGCCATCACCCCCACCTACTCCGGCTGCCCCGCCATGGACGCCATCCGCGACGACGTAACTGCTGTCCTCCGCGCCTCGGGCTACGGCCAGGTCCAGGTGGACCTGGTCCTGGCCCCGGCGTGGACCACGGACTGGATGAGCGAGGCCGGCAAGACCAAGCTCAACCAGTACGGAATCGCGCCGCCCACCGGGCGGGCCGCCGCGGGTCCCGTCCGGCTGGGCATGAGCGTCAAATGCCCGCAGTGCTCCTCCCTGAATACGCGTGAAATGACACGCTTTGGCTCCACTTCCTGCAAGGCGCTGTACGTCTGCCGCGACTGCCAGGAACCCTTCGACTACTTCAAGGTGCTCTAA
- a CDS encoding TetR/AcrR family transcriptional regulator: MPSPSNSAPSSSSAANGTRRGRPGYDQQTVLNIAVDVFNRHGYEATSMGILAENLGITKSAIYHHVPSKGDLLRLALENALGGLEGVLDDPRASTGPADARLEFVLRGTIEVLTERLPFVTLLLRLRGNTEIERDALERRRQFDRRVSELVDAARAEGSLRSDIDPRTTTRLLFGTINSIVEWYKPGGSLSGQKLADDIISMVFEGLHDKR; this comes from the coding sequence ATGCCTAGCCCATCGAATTCCGCGCCTTCATCCTCTTCCGCTGCCAACGGCACCCGCAGGGGACGTCCGGGATATGACCAGCAGACGGTGCTGAACATCGCCGTCGACGTGTTTAACCGCCACGGCTACGAAGCGACCTCGATGGGCATCCTCGCAGAGAACCTGGGCATCACCAAGTCAGCGATTTACCACCATGTTCCGTCCAAGGGCGATCTTCTGCGCCTGGCCCTGGAAAACGCGCTCGGCGGCCTGGAGGGCGTGCTGGATGATCCGCGTGCCTCCACCGGCCCCGCGGATGCCCGCCTGGAATTCGTGCTCCGCGGCACCATCGAAGTCCTGACCGAGCGGCTGCCGTTCGTCACGCTCCTGCTGCGCCTGCGCGGCAACACCGAAATTGAACGCGATGCCCTGGAGCGCCGCCGCCAGTTCGACCGCCGTGTCTCTGAACTGGTGGACGCTGCCCGCGCCGAAGGCTCCCTGCGCAGCGACATCGATCCGCGCACCACTACCCGCCTGCTGTTCGGCACAATCAACTCAATCGTCGAGTGGTACAAGCCCGGAGGGTCCCTGAGCGGCCAGAAGCTCGCCGACGACATTATCTCGATGGTCTTCGAGGGCCTGCACGACAAGCGCTGA